The Alkalibacter rhizosphaerae genomic sequence TGCCGTAACCAATCCCAAACTTGGCATCCCGTATTCAAGGTCAGCATCGTATCCAAAGCCCCGGATCTCCACCTGGCTGTTGTTGACGGTGATGTTTTGTGTATCCAAAACCGTTTCGTCCATAGATCGATTGGAGGGTCGAATTTCAAAGCCTCCGCTGGCAGCGACCATAAAATCCGCCAATCCCACGTTAGAATCGGTGATGCTGATGTCGCCATCCTTCGCCAGCAGGCCATGTCCGGGATAGTAGGATTCCACCAAGCCGCTTCCTGTCAGATCAAGACTGGATCCGGTGATGTTGATGTTCCCGGAAGGAGCAATTCTTCCTTGCAAGGTAAAGGGTGCTTCCGCAGCAAAAAATCCGTAATCCATGTACCCTGCTACGATGGCATTTTGATATCCTTCTACGTCCACTGTACTGGCTGTTATATCCACGTCTTCTTCCACGGATGCTATGGCCGCAGAATTGAATTCCACTTCCGATAATGTCAAGGTCATGGAGACATTGCTATCCGTGATGGAGACCCCCATCTCTTCCGGTTCCACCTGGGAAATGCTTTTTGATCCTCCAAACATCCCGCTGTTGATCCCGAAAAAGAAATTTTCCAGTGTCAAATCCGTATCGTCCAACAGGACCTTTCCGTATTCAGCATACAAACCCAGCAAACTGAAAGGCGGAAGAGAAGACAAGCCGGTTTCTGTCGGGAGATACTCCGGATGGATCCCTTGCATTGCAATGGTTGTATTGCTTAAGACAAGATTTCCCTCGGCTACTATTCCAACAAAGGGTTCTTTTATGACGAGGGACCCGTTCCCGGTGATTGTCAGGGAACCCCAGCCCCAGATTCCAACTTCCGATGTTTCACTGGCAGTAATGACGTTTTCTCCCACCAGTACTACTGTTGAATCGTCCGGCAACAGAAACGCCGATCTCTTTTCCCCCAAATCAAAGTCGGTCAGGGTCAAGGTGTTGGTGTCCTCGTCCCAGGAAATGTCCTCCCGACCCGTCAGATCCGGATAATCGTCTCCGGCCGGATCCCGAAAGTCAAAGTCGACATAATCTGCCACGGCAAAGATCCCAACCGGAAAATAGGTCAGTACCAACAATAAGGCCAATAACAATACGATGATTCTTTTTGAAGCTTGCATTTATTCCCTCCCAAGTATAATATTTCAATTTCTAAGTGACTTAAAATTTTTAGCCGTTTTCATTGTATTGTTTTTTTGTGTATTTAGCAAGGGGATATGGATATTCTCATGAATTTCTTGACATTTGTATTACATTGTCATACAGTAAGAGCGAGAGGAGGGGATATCATGTTGTCCGTACGATGCAACCCAGAAGATGAATATTTGATCAAAACCTTTGCTGCTTCAAAAGGTATGAACGTTTCCGAGTTTTTAAGGGAAGCGGCTATTGAAAAAATTCAAGAAGAATTCGACTTGGAAATCATAAAAGAGTACCTGGCCGTCAAAGATGAGTTGCCACTATATACGGCAGAAGAGGTAGATCGGGAATTGGATTTATGAGCTATCAACTATTGTATACAGAAAAAAGCATAAAACAGTTGAAAAAACTCGATCGATCCACACAAAAATTAATTACCAATTATATGAAAAACCTTGGCCTGTTGGAAGAGCCAAGGGCAAAAGGAAAAGCACTGTCCGCCAACTGGAGAGGTTTTTGGCGCTACCGAATCGGTGATTATCGTGCAATTTGTGAGATCGACGATGGAAGAATCGTGATCGTTGTAATCGACGTCGGCCACCGGAAAGACATTTACAAGTAGTCGTGCTTGATGGGACGGTGACTTTTTTGCAAAAAAGTCACCGTCCCCATCGGAAAATCAAGCTTTTATCTTATTATTCTTCAGCAGCAATCCACCAAGTATCAAGATCACCATCAGTTCCAGCCCCGCTAGGAGGATCCAAATATTGATGCCTCCCTCTTCTTCCAAAGGCACCTTGGATGCTGTCAAGAGATA encodes the following:
- the relB gene encoding type II toxin-antitoxin system RelB family antitoxin, which translates into the protein MLSVRCNPEDEYLIKTFAASKGMNVSEFLREAAIEKIQEEFDLEIIKEYLAVKDELPLYTAEEVDRELDL
- a CDS encoding type II toxin-antitoxin system RelE family toxin — protein: MSYQLLYTEKSIKQLKKLDRSTQKLITNYMKNLGLLEEPRAKGKALSANWRGFWRYRIGDYRAICEIDDGRIVIVVIDVGHRKDIYK